From a region of the Daphnia magna isolate NIES linkage group LG1, ASM2063170v1.1, whole genome shotgun sequence genome:
- the LOC123473620 gene encoding LOW QUALITY PROTEIN: ATP-dependent DNA helicase pif1-like (The sequence of the model RefSeq protein was modified relative to this genomic sequence to represent the inferred CDS: inserted 1 base in 1 codon) codes for MEEAAAFEMPVQLRQLFVDICCHCRPTNAQLLFNNNLQHLTEDYQRNGHGEEVAKNLALKWIQDKIVQNGEKYEDFELPIPDFQLIDRLISAEIEENDENVQRQKKLRGEMMMAKLNVGQRAAFDQIMTAINDENSPQSRQFFLDGPGGTGKTFLYNTLINVLQGEGXKIIAVASTGIASTLLIDGATYHSQFKIYPPITETTRSKIEEHHFSAKLIRDAALIIEDEATVMTNHALNAIKHVTEKVTKNNKPYGNKVLLLGGDFRQCLPVVKHGNQVKVVEATIKNCESWSTFRHLRLTENMRTTAGSQEYANWLIELGNGTLPTTANLSSDVVEIPPDFLITEEYAKSLNITGDDQDPRINALIHHVFGDPKHLLDQDISEEVNSRAILCPKNDECLKINNAIIKNMPGEQCVYKSIDTITGDEEEVANFPTEFLNTLKISGIPPHTLKLKVGAIIMLLKNIDSRRGLCNGTRLVIKQLRQNVIVAAISSGKNKGLCVFIPRMNMSPTDSDLPFTLNRLQFPVLLAFAVTINKSQGQTFDRVGILLQEPVFSHGQLYVAFSRATSREGVKVVCIEGAKQGKMLNKSTTVQDREKVFTHNIVYKEVLSST; via the exons ATGGAAGAAGCCGCTGCCTTTGAAATGCCAGTGCAGTTAAGACAACTTTTTGTCGACATATGTTGCCACTGTCGTCCGACGAACGCGCAACTTCTTTTTAATAACAACCTACAGCATCTCACTGAAGACTACCAAAGAAATGGGCATGGAGAAGAAGTGGCCAAAAATCTAGCGTTAAAATGGATTCAAGATAAGATAGTGCAAAATGGTGAAAAATATGAAGATTTTGAACTACCCATACCTGATTTCCAACTAATTGATAGACTTATTTCCGctgaaattgaagaaaatgatgagaaTGTccaaagacaaaagaaattgagagGGGAAATGATGATGGCTAAATTAAATGTTGGTCAACGAGCGGCATTTGATCAAATAATGACCGCAATCAATGATGAAAACTCTCCTCAATCACGTCAATTCTTCTTAGATGGTCCTGGTGGAACAGGGAAAACATTTCTCTACAATACTCTAATCAACGTTCTTCAGGGTGAAG AAAAGATCATTGCTGTCGCTTCAACTGGAATCGCTTCAACACTGTTGATTGATGGAGCCACTTATCATTCTCAGTTTAAAATTTATCCGCCCATCACAGAAACAACCAGATCGAAAATAGAAGAACACCACTTCTCGGCGAAATTGATAAGGGATGCCGCACTAATCATCGAGGACGAAGCTACTGTTATGACCAACCACGCTCTCAATGCGATTAAGCACGTCACTGAAAAAGTGACTAAGAATAACAAGCCTTATGGAAATAAAGTCCTTCTCCTCGGGGGAGACTTTAGACAATGTTTGCCAGTAGTCAAAcatggaaatcaggttaagGTAGTTGAAGCTACCATTAAAAACTGCGAGAGTTGGTCCACCTTTCGTCACCTTCGTTTAACAGAAAACATGCGCACCACGGCGGGAAGTCAAGAGTACGCAAATTGGCTGATTGAACTGGGAAATGGGACGTTACCAACAACAGCAAATTTGAGTTCAGATGTCGTTGAAATCCCTCCTGACTTCCTGATTACCGAAGAATATGCTAAGTCTTTGAATATCACCGGAGATGACCAAGATCCAAGAATCAATGCTTTAATTCATCACGTGTTCGGTGATCCAAAGCATCTATTGGATCAAGATATCTCTGAAGAAGTTAATTCCCGTGCGATATTATGCCCCAAGAATGATGAATGTTTGAAGATAAACAATGCAATAATCAAAAACATGCCTGGTGAGCAGTGTGTTTATAAGAGCATAGACACAATCACAGGTGATGAGGAAGAAGTTGCTAATTTCCCAACAGAATTCCTCAACACGTTGAAAATATCTGGAATTCCACCTCATACGTTAAAACTCAAAGTTGGTGCCATAATAATGCTTCTGAAGAATATAGACTCAAGACGAGGACTATGCAACGGAACAAGATTAGTCATCAAACAGCTCCGTCAAAACGTTATCGTTGCAGCAATTTCTtctggaaaaaataaaggacTTTGTGTGTTCATTCCAAGAATGAACATGTCTCCAACAGATTCAGATCTGCCGTTCACCTTAAATAGACTGCAATTCCCAGTGCTTCTCGCCTTTGCCGTAACCATAAACAAATCACAAGGTCAGACGTTCGATCGTGTTGGCATTCTTCTTCAAGAACCTGTTTTCAGCCATGGACAATTGTACGTTGCCTTTTCCAGAGCGACTTCAAGAGAAGGAGTCAAAGTCGTTTGCATAGAAGGTGCAAAACAAGGCAAAATGCTCAACAAATCTACAACAGTACAAGACCGGGAAAAGGTTTTCACACATAATATTGTGTATAAAGAAGTTCTTTCATCAACTTAA